From a region of the Aeoliella mucimassa genome:
- a CDS encoding LamG-like jellyroll fold domain-containing protein: MQFDPSDSRTLFMNGYEDNRYGTVPAADFGDHVGWVMDTRVPSIPAPDPDNGLDEFLDAQQGNVANKPILGYHPAGMVLDYLDSSDNDSLLIFEDDVALADGYNGAADVNMGSLLLTARVDPSGTGNSYFFDFRDDAAIGGGTNSNDGFGLRYNHDTGELEGMIKQSVAVSVPVPSGEWFAASLVWNGPSSTATLKVETLAGSNSISGAASDVALDVDRARMGNNSNGNSGLKGQIGGVLYYNDIDDHTSTFNSLAQDYVVPLPELTIDRETGNISITVPAGASALTNIAGYSITSDAETLNPGQWLSIAENYDAGSPGPNQVDPDNNWTKLSASNQRSDLTELEFEQSGGANNGADFVAGSSMNLGNAWIRYYNEDVKASLVLDDGTVMPLQVNFVGNGGESFEFGDLDFDGDIDQNDFFDVFVPNYGVDTSSTVVSQPERYGLGDLNDDGSVSLEDFILLNDAYLAANPGAASLSLEGVSVPEPTTAVIMGMVLLVLSCCSPWRRLLLSVAVCLCATAMLTPSANAAIGGVLDVDFEYLTPDTTIGDGSRIQDLSGNRYHGFWGGGASDANNTPIELAYAGSTTVINNEDANGFVILRDGLGDGGSEAPNAWFGEEATPSPYFTLGANTSYTFEAVLNWNGDDRGRDGIMGQTGGAEWWIREDSGNIEYVFDDGPNRHINTGTIYVGDLIDNAEWHHLGITYERATSDPTQVTVTTYLDYTEVYQEVLSAGLGEVGDGTADVRLGAYNTSSSNRFDGLIDHFRISDQVLSTNEFLPLPEPPSYELVVNKDTGLVMLVNQTGTDLTFDSYRLTSESDSLNPSGWLSLDDQNVAAPEDWTELGSTASELSEGIFGSTWTLASGEFQSLGTAYADLGQEDTSLKFEYHVQGESGFREIMVSYVVGLQGDFNDDGIVNLADYTVWRDNLGADESTIANKGDGANGVDMADYNLWKANFGLSSSPVSGLSEAAVPEPSTLFMLVIGVVAVAGRKVRVAGQKLLLTLLSASWCVLASNANATTNDRQYLFGDSGSTDPAVGGVSVGEGVAMGFLFNSNMVTGDEIGPSGGYQDLIVDGATYTSVSNRPGAGAGEWGANFNGAASLSTPLSLNRPSDFWDNTTFFVNGEFPKNYEGIYSHGIQLWARPDTTALTAGDRQDLVIDTPENGVYITDSGNWGLQFDGGGDSGVSVASTLDSNGWAHVMQVGGYQNLSQGNSAYQSVLFVNGVAVYATSETQNMDADSTSLSVGSNQAGDGNFYTGVMDNLEMFLWGDNSDELGADGSAGGTNGIGGLNADGQNWGAFSLFDDNHYISHELSSLGIGTLQPGDVDLDGSVDADDVTALVEMWDTPDHVVNGITIGDWGTRQSGDLNVDGRVDLYDAVILRSELLAAGLGSIDLSIFAGGNQVPEPSSFAVLLLATVVAGVAFRKVRA, translated from the coding sequence ATGCAGTTCGACCCGAGCGATTCACGAACCTTGTTCATGAATGGTTACGAAGACAATCGATACGGCACCGTGCCGGCGGCTGACTTTGGAGATCACGTGGGGTGGGTAATGGATACACGCGTTCCCAGCATTCCAGCTCCTGATCCGGATAACGGTCTTGATGAGTTTCTCGATGCCCAGCAAGGAAATGTCGCAAATAAACCAATCCTTGGCTACCATCCAGCCGGAATGGTGCTCGACTACCTCGATTCGAGCGACAACGATAGCTTGCTTATATTCGAAGACGACGTGGCCTTGGCCGATGGATACAACGGGGCGGCCGATGTAAATATGGGCTCGTTGTTGTTAACGGCTCGAGTCGATCCCAGCGGCACTGGCAATAGCTACTTCTTCGACTTCCGCGACGATGCAGCCATTGGTGGGGGAACGAATTCTAATGATGGGTTTGGGCTGCGATATAATCACGATACCGGCGAGCTAGAAGGCATGATCAAGCAGTCGGTAGCGGTCTCGGTGCCGGTGCCGTCTGGCGAGTGGTTTGCAGCCAGTTTGGTATGGAATGGACCTAGTTCAACCGCAACGCTCAAAGTGGAGACATTGGCTGGCTCGAATTCAATCAGCGGCGCAGCTTCGGACGTAGCCCTCGACGTCGATCGCGCTCGGATGGGGAACAACTCCAATGGCAATAGCGGCCTAAAAGGGCAGATCGGTGGAGTCTTGTACTACAACGATATCGACGACCACACATCCACCTTCAATTCGCTAGCCCAAGACTACGTGGTCCCCTTGCCCGAACTGACCATCGATCGCGAAACCGGAAATATTTCAATCACGGTACCTGCGGGTGCTAGTGCCCTGACTAATATCGCTGGCTACTCCATTACTTCTGATGCCGAGACTTTAAATCCTGGGCAATGGCTATCGATTGCCGAAAACTACGATGCGGGGAGCCCAGGCCCGAATCAAGTCGACCCCGACAACAATTGGACCAAGCTCAGTGCATCCAATCAGCGTTCGGATCTTACGGAACTCGAATTCGAGCAAAGCGGTGGTGCCAACAACGGAGCTGATTTTGTCGCTGGTAGCAGCATGAACTTAGGTAACGCTTGGATTCGCTATTACAACGAAGATGTCAAAGCGAGCCTTGTTTTGGACGACGGCACGGTGATGCCGTTGCAGGTGAACTTTGTCGGCAATGGGGGTGAATCGTTTGAGTTTGGCGACCTCGATTTCGATGGCGATATTGACCAAAACGATTTCTTCGACGTATTTGTTCCTAACTACGGGGTCGATACCTCGTCGACGGTGGTTAGCCAACCAGAGCGTTATGGACTGGGCGATCTCAATGATGACGGTTCTGTGTCGCTTGAAGATTTCATTCTGCTGAACGATGCCTATCTCGCTGCTAATCCTGGCGCGGCCTCGTTGTCGCTGGAAGGAGTCTCGGTGCCCGAACCGACCACTGCAGTAATAATGGGTATGGTCTTGCTGGTTTTGTCGTGTTGCTCGCCCTGGCGTAGACTACTTCTCAGCGTCGCAGTGTGTTTGTGTGCCACGGCCATGCTCACCCCTTCGGCGAATGCTGCAATCGGCGGGGTGCTGGATGTTGATTTCGAGTATCTCACGCCTGACACAACTATCGGTGATGGCAGCCGAATTCAAGACTTGTCTGGCAACCGTTACCATGGCTTCTGGGGAGGTGGTGCCAGCGATGCAAACAACACGCCGATTGAATTGGCCTACGCCGGTAGCACCACGGTAATCAACAACGAAGATGCTAATGGTTTTGTGATCCTTCGCGACGGTCTGGGCGACGGCGGCAGCGAGGCCCCCAACGCGTGGTTTGGTGAGGAAGCAACCCCTTCCCCCTACTTCACGCTCGGGGCAAACACCAGTTACACCTTTGAGGCGGTGTTGAACTGGAATGGCGATGACCGCGGTCGCGATGGCATCATGGGACAAACTGGTGGCGCCGAATGGTGGATTCGCGAAGACTCGGGAAATATCGAGTACGTGTTCGACGATGGGCCCAATCGTCATATTAATACAGGGACTATTTATGTTGGCGATCTTATTGACAACGCAGAGTGGCATCACCTCGGCATCACGTACGAGCGCGCTACAAGTGATCCGACTCAGGTGACAGTCACCACGTACCTGGACTACACCGAAGTCTATCAAGAGGTGTTGTCGGCCGGGTTGGGAGAGGTTGGCGACGGAACTGCCGACGTACGCTTGGGAGCCTATAACACAAGTTCTTCCAACCGATTCGATGGTCTGATAGACCACTTCCGAATCAGCGACCAGGTGTTGTCGACCAACGAGTTTCTTCCGCTGCCTGAGCCTCCCTCGTACGAGTTGGTTGTAAACAAGGATACAGGGCTGGTCATGTTGGTGAACCAAACAGGCACCGATCTCACGTTCGACTCATATCGGCTGACCAGCGAGAGCGACAGTTTGAATCCCTCCGGATGGTTGAGCCTCGACGATCAAAACGTGGCCGCTCCCGAAGACTGGACGGAACTGGGAAGCACCGCCAGTGAACTTTCCGAAGGTATCTTCGGAAGCACCTGGACGCTTGCGAGTGGAGAGTTTCAGTCGCTGGGAACCGCGTACGCCGATCTCGGCCAGGAAGACACTAGTCTGAAGTTTGAGTACCACGTGCAAGGAGAATCGGGCTTCCGCGAGATAATGGTCAGCTACGTGGTTGGTCTGCAAGGTGATTTCAACGACGATGGAATTGTTAACCTCGCCGACTACACTGTTTGGCGCGACAATCTTGGTGCCGACGAGTCGACCATCGCTAACAAAGGCGACGGGGCGAATGGTGTCGACATGGCAGACTACAATCTGTGGAAAGCCAACTTCGGCTTGTCGAGTTCGCCAGTAAGTGGCCTGTCGGAAGCAGCGGTGCCGGAACCTTCTACGCTCTTCATGTTGGTGATTGGAGTCGTTGCGGTTGCAGGTCGAAAGGTGCGAGTAGCCGGTCAAAAGTTGTTACTCACGTTGCTTTCGGCTTCGTGGTGTGTGCTTGCTAGCAATGCGAACGCCACAACCAATGATCGCCAGTACTTGTTTGGCGATTCGGGTTCCACGGACCCAGCGGTCGGCGGAGTCTCGGTGGGCGAGGGAGTCGCGATGGGCTTCCTTTTCAATTCCAACATGGTTACCGGCGACGAAATCGGCCCCAGCGGTGGATATCAAGACCTGATCGTCGATGGTGCGACCTACACCAGCGTATCGAACCGACCAGGCGCTGGGGCTGGCGAGTGGGGGGCAAACTTTAACGGTGCCGCATCGCTTTCGACCCCACTGAGTTTGAATCGCCCCAGCGATTTCTGGGACAATACGACTTTCTTCGTGAATGGAGAGTTCCCTAAGAACTACGAAGGTATCTATTCGCACGGTATTCAATTGTGGGCAAGACCCGATACGACCGCCCTTACTGCTGGAGATCGCCAGGACCTGGTGATCGACACCCCAGAGAATGGAGTGTATATCACCGACTCAGGTAACTGGGGACTACAGTTCGATGGTGGTGGTGACTCGGGGGTGTCAGTGGCTAGCACTCTCGACTCCAATGGTTGGGCTCACGTGATGCAGGTCGGCGGCTATCAGAACCTCAGTCAGGGGAACTCGGCCTACCAGAGCGTGCTCTTTGTGAATGGGGTTGCCGTTTATGCAACGAGTGAAACCCAGAATATGGATGCCGACTCCACATCGCTTTCGGTCGGTAGCAATCAAGCAGGCGATGGCAACTTCTACACCGGAGTGATGGACAATCTCGAGATGTTCCTCTGGGGCGACAACAGCGACGAACTTGGTGCCGACGGTTCGGCCGGTGGAACTAACGGAATCGGCGGTCTAAATGCCGACGGTCAAAACTGGGGAGCTTTCTCTCTGTTTGATGACAACCACTACATCTCTCACGAACTCAGCAGCCTTGGTATCGGCACCTTGCAGCCGGGCGATGTGGATCTCGACGGTTCGGTCGATGCCGATGATGTAACAGCCTTAGTAGAAATGTGGGATACCCCCGATCACGT
- a CDS encoding IS5 family transposase produces the protein MATKEKRTYKVTNWKEYNKSLIERGNITIWFSDEALENWEHPNDQTKVGRPFVFSDTAIECLLTIRELLKLPYRQTEGFGRSLVAMLGVEAAIPNYSSLAKRASKLNVSLDIANKRGDIDIVVDSTGMKVFGEGEWKMRTHGKSKRRTWRKLHLSVNPDTREIVAEILTENSCHDADAVPEMLEQVEQPVKKFHGDGSYDKWKVYEGLESEGIEPVIPPQHNAKIKQHGNSAEEPLPRDEAIRQIRRKGRRSWKEEVGYHRRSLAETTMYRVKQSFGSHLKNRVFENQQTEARLRCKIINQFTQLGLPQFEWS, from the coding sequence ATGGCTACGAAAGAAAAACGAACCTACAAAGTCACGAACTGGAAGGAGTATAACAAGTCGCTCATCGAGCGTGGAAACATCACTATTTGGTTTAGCGACGAGGCGTTGGAGAACTGGGAACATCCTAACGACCAGACAAAAGTCGGTCGCCCTTTTGTCTTCAGCGATACGGCGATCGAGTGCTTGCTGACGATTCGCGAACTGCTGAAACTTCCCTATCGGCAGACTGAGGGATTCGGCCGCTCGCTGGTGGCGATGTTGGGCGTCGAGGCAGCGATTCCCAATTATTCTTCGCTCGCCAAGCGAGCCAGCAAGCTGAATGTTTCGCTCGATATCGCTAACAAGAGGGGCGACATCGATATCGTGGTGGATAGCACCGGCATGAAAGTGTTTGGCGAGGGCGAATGGAAGATGCGGACGCATGGCAAGTCGAAGCGGCGGACATGGCGGAAGCTGCATTTGTCGGTGAATCCTGACACCCGCGAGATTGTGGCGGAGATTTTGACCGAGAACAGTTGCCACGATGCCGATGCGGTTCCCGAAATGCTGGAGCAGGTGGAGCAGCCCGTAAAAAAGTTTCACGGCGACGGTAGTTACGACAAGTGGAAGGTTTATGAAGGGCTGGAATCCGAAGGCATTGAGCCGGTGATTCCGCCGCAGCACAACGCCAAGATCAAACAACATGGCAACTCTGCGGAGGAGCCTTTGCCCCGGGACGAGGCAATTCGTCAGATTCGACGCAAGGGGCGTAGGAGTTGGAAAGAGGAAGTGGGCTATCATCGTAGAAGCTTGGCGGAAACGACCATGTACCGAGTGAAACAAAGCTTTGGGAGCCATCTCAAAAACCGAGTATTCGAAAACCAACAAACGGAAGCCCGCTTGCGCTGTAAAATCATCAATCAATTCACCCAACTCGGGCTTCCACAGTTCGAGTGGAGTTAG
- a CDS encoding exo-alpha-sialidase, translating into MSSTLHAEIHKRVVFESGKEGYNIFRIPTMVKAANGDILAFAEARSGGDASEIDVVMKRSTDNGDTWGPLQVVIENDHYRGWDGLPTENVTAGNQSPVVDLLDPQHPGRIWMPFTLENDRVFVTYSDDHGKTWQADSDGRAREITAAVKPAGWGWYATGPVHGIQLERGTHAGRLVIPSDHTISGDWGAHVVYSDDHGETWALGAVYDETSGVIKPNENVAVELVDGSLYFNSRDNGTAPGTRSIAYSRDGGLTYDGPFVAEPQLSSPVVQNAVVRFQATDEGDDQNILLHSAPSNPTSRNDMTISVSFDEGTTWEKSTLIHPGPSAYSDLVKIDSQQFGVLWEGGDSLYQEILFGAMSFDDLDPVAFNGVEGDVNQDGIVDAQDLEAFVASWAPNSDRYFLGGADSYINGDLNFDGTQNLHDAVLLRSYLHDAGVATAGLQPLFHPVSEPGSLPLGVAGALSLVHFSRAHQHNRSSETSFITNMFTTRYSLP; encoded by the coding sequence ATGAGTAGCACGCTGCACGCGGAAATTCACAAGCGAGTCGTATTTGAAAGCGGAAAGGAAGGTTACAACATCTTCCGTATTCCAACCATGGTGAAAGCGGCCAACGGCGATATTCTCGCTTTTGCCGAAGCACGATCGGGCGGCGATGCCAGCGAAATCGACGTGGTGATGAAACGCTCCACCGACAATGGCGACACCTGGGGGCCGCTTCAGGTGGTGATCGAAAACGATCACTACCGCGGCTGGGATGGCCTGCCAACCGAAAACGTAACCGCCGGAAATCAGTCCCCTGTCGTCGACCTGCTCGATCCTCAGCACCCAGGCCGAATCTGGATGCCCTTCACTCTCGAAAACGACCGAGTGTTTGTCACTTATAGCGACGACCATGGCAAGACCTGGCAAGCCGATAGCGATGGCCGCGCCCGTGAGATAACTGCTGCTGTCAAACCGGCTGGATGGGGATGGTACGCAACTGGCCCGGTGCACGGGATTCAACTTGAGCGCGGTACGCACGCTGGGCGGTTGGTGATTCCCTCGGACCACACCATAAGCGGCGATTGGGGTGCCCATGTCGTGTATAGCGACGATCATGGCGAGACCTGGGCGCTCGGCGCCGTGTACGACGAGACAAGCGGTGTTATCAAGCCGAACGAAAACGTAGCGGTGGAACTGGTGGATGGCTCTCTCTATTTCAACTCACGCGACAACGGAACCGCCCCGGGAACTCGTTCCATCGCCTACAGTCGCGATGGCGGCTTGACCTACGACGGACCGTTTGTCGCTGAGCCTCAGCTCAGCAGTCCGGTGGTCCAGAATGCGGTAGTTCGCTTTCAGGCGACCGATGAAGGAGACGACCAAAACATTCTACTACACTCCGCGCCGTCGAATCCGACGAGTCGCAACGATATGACCATTAGCGTGAGTTTCGACGAAGGAACCACCTGGGAAAAGTCGACCCTAATCCACCCGGGTCCGTCCGCCTACTCCGATCTGGTGAAAATCGATTCGCAACAGTTTGGCGTGCTTTGGGAAGGTGGAGACTCGCTGTACCAAGAGATCCTGTTCGGTGCGATGTCGTTCGACGATCTCGATCCGGTAGCATTCAATGGCGTGGAAGGAGACGTGAATCAGGACGGAATCGTTGATGCGCAAGATTTAGAAGCATTCGTCGCCAGTTGGGCTCCCAACTCGGACCGGTACTTCTTGGGAGGAGCTGATAGCTATATTAATGGCGACCTTAACTTCGATGGTACCCAGAATCTGCACGATGCAGTATTGCTACGTTCGTATCTACACGACGCGGGCGTCGCTACGGCTGGCCTGCAACCACTGTTTCACCCCGTTTCTGAGCCCGGTTCGCTACCGCTTGGGGTAGCTGGAGCTTTATCGCTGGTGCATTTTTCAAGAGCCCATCAGCACAACCGTAGTTCAGAGACCTCTTTTATTACCAATATGTTCACTACTCGATATTCTCTTCCATAG